The following proteins are encoded in a genomic region of Opitutus sp.:
- a CDS encoding HDOD domain-containing protein: protein MTTTSISDEKILTAAKSLPVAPQIMARLHKMLLDSNSGLPEIATLLKRDVSLTTRIIRIANSPAYNGGGLGTIEEALQRVGFGEVFRLVGVAANASLADANLAFYGYSGDLFRSNNLCTALVAERVANKTKADPRVAYTAGLLRGIGQLLLDRIARDVLTPADKFKEIGGGRLQEWESKCFGTTHQKVARLVLNHWGFPELVVQAASYDPAEATPATPLNNTLQLAASIVRLAGFGLEGEDSSWGIPHEELVATGLSIDDTTIIRTEALAAMQALQES from the coding sequence ATGACTACCACTTCGATTTCCGACGAAAAGATCCTCACCGCAGCAAAGTCCCTCCCCGTCGCGCCCCAAATCATGGCCCGACTGCATAAGATGCTTTTGGACTCCAACTCAGGCCTTCCTGAAATCGCCACCCTGCTCAAACGCGACGTCAGCTTGACCACGCGCATCATTCGCATCGCCAACAGCCCCGCCTACAACGGCGGCGGTCTGGGTACGATCGAGGAGGCGCTGCAACGCGTCGGCTTTGGCGAGGTGTTCCGCCTGGTCGGTGTGGCCGCCAACGCGAGCCTCGCCGACGCCAACTTGGCTTTCTACGGCTACTCGGGGGATTTATTCCGCTCTAACAATCTCTGCACCGCTTTAGTCGCGGAGCGGGTTGCCAATAAAACCAAAGCCGACCCGCGCGTCGCCTACACAGCAGGCCTGCTACGCGGAATCGGCCAGCTCCTGCTGGACCGCATCGCCCGCGATGTCCTCACCCCCGCCGATAAGTTCAAGGAAATCGGTGGCGGCCGGCTCCAAGAATGGGAGAGCAAATGCTTCGGCACCACCCACCAAAAGGTCGCACGCCTGGTCCTTAACCACTGGGGCTTTCCCGAGCTGGTCGTCCAAGCGGCAAGTTATGATCCGGCCGAGGCTACCCCGGCCACCCCGCTTAACAACACGCTGCAGCTGGCTGCTTCTATCGTGCGTCTGGCCGGCTTCGGCCTCGAGGGCGAAGATTCATCATGGGGAATTCCTCACGAGGAGCTGGTCGCCACTGGCCTGAGTATCGACGACACCACGATCATTCGCACCGAGGCACTCGCCGCCATGCAGGCTTTGCAGGAGAGCTAA
- a CDS encoding MBL fold metallo-hydrolase yields the protein MAIETAAPLEDELGDVLEKAMRCAELSEESLGERAGVATEKIRDAIDYRYDFSLEEISRLAGVLRLNEVGLAALASGHYPLPEIGGLPFCLHALHTRHGIGVANAYILADSGSSRGILFDTGADPCAVLQAWPSSIRHLDAIFITHLETEHVGGLAEVQRRFGPVPVFGPVGAVIPGALALAEGARMKLGVLEVETLATPGHAEAHNCYLVRAAGLWSSRALLISGDILFAGSVGCAFFCSEKLNLHVKRLLTLPDDTVVAPGHGPLTTIKNERTFNPFVV from the coding sequence ATGGCCATTGAAACCGCAGCACCCCTGGAGGACGAATTGGGCGACGTCCTGGAAAAGGCCATGCGTTGCGCCGAGCTCAGCGAAGAATCGCTCGGGGAGCGTGCCGGTGTTGCTACGGAGAAGATACGCGATGCCATCGATTATCGTTACGATTTCAGCCTGGAAGAGATTTCGCGGCTGGCGGGTGTTTTGAGGCTCAACGAGGTGGGCCTGGCCGCGCTGGCCTCCGGCCATTATCCGTTGCCCGAAATCGGGGGCCTGCCGTTTTGCCTGCATGCCCTGCACACCCGTCATGGGATCGGGGTGGCCAACGCCTACATTTTGGCCGACAGCGGGTCTTCGCGCGGCATCCTCTTTGATACGGGCGCGGATCCCTGCGCGGTGCTTCAGGCGTGGCCGTCCAGTATACGGCATTTGGATGCGATTTTCATTACCCACCTCGAAACCGAGCATGTGGGTGGTTTGGCTGAGGTGCAGCGCCGGTTCGGGCCGGTGCCGGTTTTCGGGCCGGTCGGGGCGGTGATCCCGGGGGCGCTGGCGCTGGCTGAGGGGGCCCGCATGAAGCTGGGCGTTTTGGAGGTGGAAACGCTGGCGACCCCCGGACACGCCGAGGCGCATAATTGTTACCTCGTGCGGGCGGCCGGTCTGTGGTCGAGCCGTGCGCTGCTCATTTCAGGGGACATTCTTTTTGCCGGCTCGGTGGGCTGTGCGTTTTTTTGCAGTGAGAAACTCAATCTGCACGTTAAGCGCCTGCTGACTTTGCCGGACGACACCGTGGTCGCTCCCGGGCATGGACCTTTAACGACAATAAAAAACGAACGGACTTTTAATCCGTTCGTCGTCTGA
- a CDS encoding extracellular solute-binding protein, producing MFKQAIIVLTLLATLVLPFALRPSGQTTGHVEETLVIITPHNEAIRQEFGLAFARWYQARTGRAVAIDWRLIGGTSEIARYLEGEYTAAFQNHWVNTLGRPWSNAVLNAFANGALANDAPALAKEARAAFLASNVGCGIDLFFGGGSYDFIRQAQAGRLVASEVFKKHPEWFTEAVIPPSFAGEAFWDREGRWVGTVLSSFGIIANRDALRRLGVTAPPRVWADLGDPRFFGEVALADPTKSGSMAKAFENVIQQQMQRVVAKRLAALGAVDEATRRSAEQEAVAAGWNEGLKLIQQIGANARYFTDSAQKVPIDVAAGDCAVGMGIDFFGRQQQEAVWRRGADDRVSYVSPEGGAVASVDPVGLLRGAPHRVVAEAFIEFSLSLEGQKLWNLKPGEADGPAYFALRRLPVRRDFYTQPGIAALRSDPDENPYGPQDRLIYHAERTGRLFREMAFVIRVMCLDTQPELKQAWQALIAAGMPVEALAVFQELTAVDYAATQGRIRGALRASNKVDELLLAKELAQKFRNQYQRTVELAEAARGGR from the coding sequence ATGTTCAAGCAGGCGATCATCGTTTTAACCCTGCTGGCCACCCTGGTGCTGCCGTTTGCGCTGCGCCCCAGCGGCCAGACTACCGGCCACGTCGAGGAAACTCTCGTCATCATCACGCCGCATAACGAGGCGATCCGCCAAGAATTCGGCCTGGCCTTTGCCCGCTGGTATCAGGCGCGCACCGGTCGTGCGGTCGCGATCGATTGGCGCTTGATTGGCGGCACCAGTGAGATCGCCCGCTATTTGGAAGGTGAATACACTGCGGCGTTTCAAAACCACTGGGTCAACACGCTGGGCCGCCCGTGGAGCAACGCGGTGCTTAACGCCTTCGCCAACGGCGCGCTGGCGAACGATGCGCCCGCCCTCGCAAAAGAAGCGCGGGCGGCGTTTCTCGCGTCCAACGTCGGCTGCGGCATCGACTTGTTTTTTGGCGGAGGAAGTTACGATTTTATCCGCCAGGCGCAGGCGGGGCGCTTGGTGGCCAGCGAGGTTTTTAAAAAACACCCCGAGTGGTTCACCGAGGCGGTCATTCCGCCGTCCTTTGCCGGTGAGGCGTTTTGGGACCGCGAGGGGCGCTGGGTGGGCACGGTGCTGAGCTCCTTTGGTATCATCGCCAACCGCGACGCGCTGCGCCGTCTGGGCGTAACCGCGCCGCCGCGCGTTTGGGCCGACTTGGGGGATCCACGGTTTTTTGGCGAAGTGGCGCTGGCCGATCCAACCAAGAGCGGTTCGATGGCCAAGGCGTTTGAAAATGTCATTCAGCAGCAGATGCAGCGGGTGGTCGCGAAGCGCTTGGCGGCGCTGGGCGCGGTGGACGAAGCGACGCGGCGCTCGGCCGAGCAAGAGGCGGTGGCGGCCGGGTGGAACGAGGGCTTGAAATTGATTCAGCAGATCGGCGCCAACGCGCGTTACTTTACCGACTCCGCGCAGAAGGTGCCGATCGACGTGGCGGCGGGGGATTGTGCGGTGGGCATGGGCATCGATTTTTTTGGGCGCCAGCAACAGGAGGCGGTGTGGCGGCGCGGGGCTGATGACCGTGTGAGTTATGTGTCGCCGGAGGGCGGGGCGGTGGCCTCGGTCGATCCGGTGGGTCTGCTGCGCGGGGCTCCGCACCGCGTGGTAGCGGAGGCGTTCATCGAGTTTTCGCTTTCGCTGGAGGGGCAGAAACTCTGGAACCTGAAGCCGGGCGAGGCGGACGGGCCGGCGTATTTCGCGCTCCGACGCCTGCCGGTGCGGCGCGATTTTTATACTCAGCCCGGAATCGCGGCGCTGCGCAGCGACCCAGACGAGAATCCCTATGGGCCCCAGGACCGGCTGATTTACCACGCGGAACGCACCGGACGGCTGTTTCGGGAAATGGCTTTTGTTATCCGCGTGATGTGTTTGGACACCCAGCCGGAGCTAAAACAGGCGTGGCAGGCGCTGATCGCCGCGGGGATGCCGGTGGAGGCGCTGGCGGTTTTTCAGGAGCTGACGGCGGTGGATTACGCGGCGACGCAGGGGCGGATCCGCGGCGCGTTGAGAGCATCGAACAAGGTGGACGAACTACTTTTGGCTAAGGAGTTGGCCCAAAAATTCCGCAACCAGTACCAGCGCACGGTGGAATTGGCGGAGGCGGCGCGCGGCGGGCGATGA
- a CDS encoding cation:proton antiporter produces the protein MLLLLAAWYTDSIGIYAVFGAFVLGAAVPRGPFADRMSAKIEPLTVQLLLPLFFIYSGLNTRFDLLTDPSQWLIAAVILIAAVLGKAGACYLAARLCGENHQEALGVGSLMNARGLMELIILNIGLERGLITPALFSIMVFMAVATTLMATPMFNRFYQKAAA, from the coding sequence ATGCTGCTGCTCCTGGCGGCCTGGTACACCGACAGCATCGGCATCTACGCGGTGTTCGGCGCCTTTGTGCTGGGGGCCGCCGTTCCGCGCGGGCCCTTCGCCGACCGGATGAGCGCTAAAATCGAGCCGCTCACCGTGCAACTTCTGCTGCCGTTGTTCTTCATTTATTCGGGACTCAACACCCGCTTCGACCTTTTGACCGATCCCAGCCAATGGCTAATCGCGGCTGTCATCCTTATTGCCGCCGTGCTCGGTAAAGCCGGGGCCTGTTACCTGGCCGCGCGCCTGTGCGGCGAAAACCACCAGGAGGCCCTCGGCGTGGGTTCACTCATGAACGCTCGCGGACTCATGGAGTTAATCATCCTCAACATCGGGTTGGAACGCGGCCTGATCACCCCGGCGCTTTTTTCGATCATGGTCTTCATGGCGGTGGCCACCACGCTCATGGCCACCCCGATGTTTAACCGGTTCTACCAAAAGGCGGCCGCCTAA
- the rpmG gene encoding 50S ribosomal protein L33 has translation MAQETVTLECTEARKEGKPVSRYLTKRNKKTVTERIEKKKYNPFLKRHTLHKEIK, from the coding sequence ATGGCCCAAGAAACCGTCACCCTGGAATGCACCGAAGCCCGTAAAGAGGGTAAACCCGTCTCCCGTTACCTGACCAAGCGTAACAAGAAGACCGTCACCGAGCGCATCGAGAAGAAGAAGTACAACCCCTTCCTCAAGCGCCACACCCTCCACAAGGAAATCAAGTAA
- a CDS encoding ABC transporter ATP-binding protein: MISIRIQNLTKRFGSTVALRNLDLVIEPGELFFLLGPSGCGKTTLLRSLAGFYFPEEGSIQFGAEDVTRLAPHKRNTGMMFQSYALWPHMTLAENVAFGLEERKVPKPEIKRRVAEALASVRMEAYAERKPNQLSGGQQQRVALARALVVRPRCLLLDEPLSNLDAKLRLEMRAEIRRVCKEFKLTTVYVTHDQKEALSIADRMAILDGGKILQVGAPREVYRRPVCKAVAHFIGETDFIAGRVLGPEGAYLAVETALGRFLGVVGAPGFNPPAGTAVTLSIRPECWSLGREARPVNSVRGRIGAAVYLGEVAQYEFIAAGALLKVYELNPRFVDAAGASELWASVEPDDVVVLAE, encoded by the coding sequence ATGATTTCGATTCGCATCCAAAACCTCACCAAGCGCTTCGGCTCCACCGTGGCCCTGCGCAACCTCGATCTGGTGATCGAACCGGGGGAGCTGTTTTTCCTGCTCGGCCCGAGCGGGTGCGGCAAAACCACGTTGTTGCGCAGCTTGGCCGGGTTTTATTTTCCCGAGGAGGGCTCCATTCAGTTCGGCGCGGAGGACGTGACTCGTCTGGCCCCCCACAAGCGCAACACCGGCATGATGTTTCAGAGCTACGCGCTCTGGCCGCACATGACCCTGGCCGAGAACGTCGCCTTCGGGCTGGAGGAGCGCAAGGTGCCCAAACCCGAGATCAAGCGCCGGGTCGCCGAGGCTCTGGCGTCGGTGCGCATGGAGGCCTACGCCGAGCGCAAACCCAACCAGCTTTCCGGTGGGCAACAACAACGCGTGGCCCTTGCCCGCGCCTTGGTCGTGCGCCCACGCTGCCTGCTGCTTGATGAGCCGCTGTCCAATCTCGACGCCAAACTGCGCTTGGAGATGCGTGCGGAAATCCGCCGCGTGTGTAAGGAGTTTAAACTGACCACCGTGTACGTGACCCACGACCAGAAGGAGGCGCTCTCCATCGCCGATCGCATGGCCATCCTCGACGGCGGCAAAATCCTCCAGGTGGGGGCTCCGCGTGAAGTTTACCGCCGCCCGGTCTGTAAAGCGGTGGCGCATTTTATTGGTGAGACCGATTTTATTGCCGGGCGGGTGCTGGGGCCGGAAGGCGCTTACCTCGCGGTGGAAACCGCACTGGGCCGTTTCCTGGGTGTGGTCGGCGCGCCTGGGTTTAATCCGCCCGCAGGCACGGCGGTGACGCTGTCGATCCGCCCCGAGTGTTGGTCGCTGGGCCGCGAGGCACGCCCGGTCAATTCGGTGCGGGGCCGTATTGGCGCTGCGGTGTACCTCGGCGAGGTGGCGCAGTACGAATTTATCGCCGCCGGCGCATTGTTGAAGGTCTACGAGTTGAACCCCCGCTTTGTCGACGCGGCCGGCGCCTCGGAGCTGTGGGCGAGTGTCGAGCCGGACGACGTGGTGGTGTTGGCCGAGTGA
- a CDS encoding orotate phosphoribosyltransferase, giving the protein MDSQQQEVLDIFTRTKALLTGHFVLRSGLHSGHYFQCAQVCQRMDAVTRLTELLLPRLAGFKFTTVLAPAMGGLVIGQEVARQTGARYIFAEKENDRLVLRRGFKFAPGEGVLIVEDVVTRGGRVLECIEIIKQGGGVPVAVAMLVDRSAGTLRFEIPALSLLELSFPTYPADQVPAALAAIPVEKPGS; this is encoded by the coding sequence ATGGATTCCCAGCAACAGGAAGTGCTCGATATTTTCACCCGTACGAAGGCCCTACTCACCGGCCACTTCGTCCTGCGTTCCGGCCTGCACAGCGGCCATTATTTCCAATGCGCCCAAGTCTGCCAGCGCATGGACGCGGTCACCCGCCTGACCGAGCTGCTCCTGCCCCGGCTGGCTGGGTTTAAGTTCACCACCGTGCTCGCCCCGGCGATGGGCGGCCTGGTGATCGGCCAGGAAGTCGCCCGCCAGACTGGGGCACGCTACATTTTTGCAGAAAAGGAAAACGACCGCCTGGTGCTGCGCCGCGGCTTCAAATTCGCTCCCGGCGAAGGCGTCCTGATTGTCGAGGACGTGGTCACACGCGGCGGACGCGTGCTGGAGTGCATCGAGATCATCAAACAAGGCGGCGGCGTGCCGGTGGCCGTGGCCATGCTGGTGGACCGCAGCGCCGGCACCCTGCGCTTCGAAATCCCCGCCCTGTCACTGCTGGAGTTGAGTTTCCCCACCTACCCCGCCGACCAAGTTCCCGCAGCCCTGGCCGCGATTCCCGTCGAAAAACCGGGCAGCTAA
- a CDS encoding ATP-binding protein, with protein sequence MKTEPEKPDLLKDQLKYLKLGYLLRHHGELTAEAAKARCSHAEFLRRLVQAETQDRQIRALERRIQAARFPVKKTVDQFQWDWPKELNEAQVRHLFELGFVKERTNAVFCGGVGLGKTHLASALGYAACQAGYTVLFTTAVDAINALVTAQSLHRLQAELKRYMTPAVLVLDEVGYLPLDKSGADLLFQIVSQRYERGSLIVTTNKAYKHWAGIFNNDAGITAAILDRLLHRAQTVVIEGKSYRMKDRLADEPAS encoded by the coding sequence ATGAAAACAGAACCCGAAAAACCCGATTTATTAAAAGACCAGCTCAAGTATCTGAAACTCGGTTACCTGTTGCGTCACCACGGCGAACTGACGGCCGAGGCGGCCAAGGCGCGCTGTTCGCACGCCGAATTTTTACGCCGACTGGTGCAGGCCGAGACCCAGGACCGCCAGATCCGGGCGCTGGAGCGGCGTATCCAGGCGGCGCGCTTCCCGGTCAAGAAAACCGTCGACCAGTTCCAGTGGGACTGGCCCAAGGAGTTGAACGAAGCGCAGGTGCGGCACCTCTTCGAACTGGGCTTTGTCAAGGAGCGCACCAACGCGGTGTTTTGCGGTGGTGTGGGGCTTGGGAAGACACATCTCGCGAGCGCGTTGGGCTACGCGGCCTGCCAGGCGGGTTACACGGTGCTGTTTACGACGGCGGTGGACGCGATCAACGCCCTGGTCACCGCCCAGTCCCTGCACCGGTTGCAAGCCGAGTTGAAGCGTTACATGACCCCTGCGGTGCTCGTGCTCGATGAGGTCGGCTACCTGCCGCTCGACAAGTCGGGGGCCGACCTGCTCTTCCAGATCGTCAGCCAACGCTACGAACGCGGCTCGCTGATCGTCACCACCAACAAGGCCTACAAACACTGGGCAGGGATCTTTAACAACGACGCTGGCATCACCGCGGCGATCCTGGACCGCCTACTGCACCGGGCCCAGACCGTCGTCATCGAGGGCAAATCCTACCGCATGAAAGACCGCCTGGCCGACGAACCTGCAAGCTGA
- a CDS encoding IS21 family transposase encodes MINYELYCRIKQAEAAGHSAPQITRSLQLHVQTVRRWQAQEKYARSQAAQVPRPSKLDVHKPAIARWLEAHPFTAMQLWQKVRERGYTGGYSILKDYVRRVRPRNLEAFLTLKFAPGQTAQVDWGSFGSVEVDGTRRALSFFVMVLGYSRFLHVEFTLGQGQEWWLGCHRRAFEKLGGVPREVMVDNCKTAVLSHVPGTDPVYNAQYLDFARHYGFTIKACGPGHPQSKGMVENAVGYVKKSFLGGRQMNGFTELGPAASLWLETVANVRVHAETQGRPVDRLPEERAALLPLNPVASPAVRTLSVRASRRCRVSIETNRYSVPTKFAGALLTAQIEGAQVRFYADRTLVAEHARSFARRADVENPEHVRELEERKRQGARQRLRLRFLELSPAAPAYQRGLEERRLNAGHHLATIVGLVALYGTEAVGRAIESAHELGAYSSDYILNLLEQRARALPQAGPIHLTRADALAALELELRPPDLSPYTQ; translated from the coding sequence GTGATCAATTACGAACTGTATTGCCGGATAAAACAGGCGGAGGCTGCCGGTCACAGTGCGCCGCAAATCACCCGCTCGCTCCAGTTGCACGTGCAGACGGTGAGGCGCTGGCAGGCGCAGGAAAAGTACGCGCGCAGCCAGGCCGCGCAGGTGCCTAGGCCAAGCAAGCTCGACGTGCACAAGCCGGCGATCGCGCGGTGGCTGGAGGCCCATCCGTTCACCGCCATGCAGCTCTGGCAAAAGGTGCGCGAGCGGGGGTACACGGGCGGGTATTCAATTTTGAAAGACTACGTGCGGCGGGTGCGGCCGAGGAACCTGGAGGCGTTTCTTACCCTCAAGTTTGCCCCCGGCCAGACCGCGCAGGTGGACTGGGGCAGCTTTGGCTCGGTGGAGGTGGACGGCACCCGGCGGGCTTTAAGTTTTTTCGTCATGGTTTTGGGCTACAGCCGGTTCCTGCATGTGGAATTTACCCTCGGGCAGGGCCAGGAGTGGTGGCTGGGCTGTCACCGGCGCGCCTTTGAAAAACTCGGCGGGGTGCCGCGCGAGGTGATGGTCGATAACTGCAAGACGGCCGTCCTCTCGCATGTGCCCGGGACCGACCCGGTGTACAACGCCCAGTACCTGGACTTTGCCCGGCACTACGGGTTTACGATAAAAGCGTGCGGGCCGGGGCATCCGCAGTCCAAGGGCATGGTGGAAAACGCGGTGGGTTACGTGAAAAAAAGCTTCCTTGGCGGGAGGCAGATGAATGGGTTTACCGAGCTGGGGCCGGCCGCCAGCTTGTGGCTGGAAACGGTGGCCAACGTGCGCGTGCACGCTGAAACCCAGGGCCGGCCGGTGGACCGGCTGCCCGAGGAGCGCGCTGCGCTCCTGCCGCTTAACCCGGTGGCCAGTCCGGCGGTGCGCACCTTAAGCGTGCGGGCGTCGCGGCGGTGCCGGGTGAGTATCGAAACGAACCGCTACTCGGTGCCCACGAAGTTTGCCGGGGCGCTACTCACCGCGCAGATCGAGGGGGCGCAGGTGAGGTTTTATGCGGACCGCACCCTGGTGGCCGAGCATGCCCGCAGTTTTGCCCGCCGCGCCGATGTGGAAAACCCCGAGCATGTGCGCGAACTCGAGGAGCGCAAACGGCAGGGGGCGCGGCAGCGCCTGCGGCTACGGTTTTTGGAACTGAGCCCGGCGGCACCCGCCTACCAACGGGGGCTGGAGGAGCGCCGGCTCAACGCGGGACACCACCTGGCGACTATCGTGGGTTTGGTGGCCCTGTATGGAACGGAGGCAGTCGGCCGGGCGATCGAAAGCGCCCATGAACTCGGCGCCTACTCCAGCGATTACATCCTCAACTTGCTCGAACAACGCGCGCGGGCCTTGCCGCAAGCCGGGCCGATCCACCTCACCCGCGCCGACGCGTTGGCCGCACTGGAACTCGAACTGCGTCCCCCGGATTTAAGCCCCTATACCCAATGA
- a CDS encoding quinone-dependent dihydroorotate dehydrogenase: MGFIYEKVLRPALFKMDSEPAHELGVEALALLGRVTPVCRLLESCMQLPASCYRPVEAFGLKFPNAVGLAAGFDKNARAWEAAAALGFGHVEIGTVTALAQPGNPKPRMFRYPAEEAVINRMGFNNEGSAAVAARLAKQPGPGQRRIPLGVNLGKSKAAALEDAVADYLTSFSRLADFADYLVLNVSSPNTPGLRQLQDEKPLRELLGAIMAANRERAAKRGCALLPVLLKIAPDLSWPQIDAALGVIAEFGLAGIIATNTTLARPGFFSEVNETGGLSGKPLRKKSTEVVNYISRATEGKLPIIGVGGISDPASAAEKLDAGATLVQVYTGMIYRGPFFARDLAWAVSDRQRT, translated from the coding sequence ATGGGTTTCATATACGAAAAGGTGCTGCGTCCGGCGTTGTTCAAGATGGATTCCGAGCCGGCTCACGAGCTGGGCGTCGAGGCGCTTGCCCTGCTTGGGCGTGTGACGCCGGTGTGCCGTTTGCTGGAGTCGTGCATGCAGCTGCCGGCCTCGTGCTACCGCCCGGTGGAGGCCTTCGGGTTGAAGTTCCCCAACGCGGTGGGGCTGGCGGCCGGCTTCGATAAAAACGCGCGCGCCTGGGAGGCGGCCGCCGCTCTCGGTTTTGGCCATGTGGAGATCGGCACAGTCACCGCGCTGGCGCAGCCGGGCAATCCGAAGCCACGTATGTTTCGCTATCCAGCGGAGGAGGCGGTGATCAACCGCATGGGTTTTAATAACGAGGGCTCGGCTGCGGTCGCGGCACGTTTGGCGAAGCAACCCGGCCCCGGCCAGCGCCGCATCCCGCTCGGGGTGAATTTGGGTAAATCCAAGGCGGCTGCCTTGGAGGATGCGGTCGCCGATTATTTGACCAGTTTTTCCCGGCTGGCGGATTTTGCTGATTACCTCGTGCTCAATGTCTCCAGTCCCAACACCCCGGGCCTGCGTCAGCTCCAGGATGAGAAACCGCTGCGCGAGTTGCTGGGCGCGATCATGGCGGCCAACCGAGAGCGTGCGGCCAAACGCGGCTGCGCGTTGTTGCCTGTGTTGCTCAAAATCGCCCCTGATTTGTCGTGGCCGCAGATCGATGCGGCGCTCGGGGTGATCGCCGAGTTCGGCTTGGCGGGGATCATTGCCACCAACACCACCTTGGCGCGGCCGGGCTTCTTCAGTGAGGTCAACGAGACGGGCGGGCTCAGTGGCAAACCGCTGCGCAAAAAATCCACGGAGGTGGTGAACTACATTTCGCGGGCCACCGAGGGAAAACTGCCGATCATCGGGGTGGGCGGCATCTCCGACCCGGCGAGCGCGGCCGAGAAACTCGATGCCGGAGCGACACTCGTGCAGGTTTACACGGGTATGATTTACCGTGGCCCGTTTTTCGCCCGCGACCTGGCGTGGGCGGTGAGCGATCGTCAGCGCACCTGA
- the hpt gene encoding hypoxanthine phosphoribosyltransferase, which yields MTKAKKSPLHADLETVLVSATDIKKRVKTLGAEIAAAYGDEEITVVSIINGAIFFTADLLREIPNPVRLDCIRISSYRNDTKSVGQPKLLQSLTLDISNRHVLLIDDILDTGKTFSAVANMLKKLNPASLHTCALLNKRGRREVAFEADFVGFQIPDKFVVGYGLDFAERYRNLPCIGVLRPNLQNPPEWA from the coding sequence ATGACCAAGGCCAAAAAATCACCGCTGCACGCTGATCTGGAAACCGTTTTGGTATCCGCTACGGACATCAAAAAGCGGGTCAAAACCTTGGGCGCGGAGATCGCCGCTGCCTACGGCGACGAGGAGATCACGGTGGTCTCCATCATCAACGGCGCCATTTTCTTCACGGCCGATCTGCTGCGCGAAATCCCCAATCCCGTCCGCCTGGACTGCATCCGCATCTCCAGCTACCGCAACGACACCAAATCCGTCGGCCAGCCCAAGCTCCTGCAAAGCCTCACCCTCGACATCAGCAACCGCCACGTGCTGCTCATCGACGATATTCTGGACACCGGCAAGACCTTCTCGGCCGTGGCCAACATGTTAAAAAAGCTCAACCCGGCCAGCCTCCACACCTGCGCTTTGTTGAACAAACGCGGCCGCCGCGAGGTCGCGTTTGAGGCCGACTTCGTGGGATTCCAAATCCCCGACAAATTCGTGGTCGGCTACGGCCTGGATTTCGCCGAGCGCTACCGCAACCTGCCGTGCATCGGCGTGCTCCGTCCCAACCTGCAAAACCCGCCCGAGTGGGCTTGA